From Medicago truncatula cultivar Jemalong A17 chromosome 7, MtrunA17r5.0-ANR, whole genome shotgun sequence, a single genomic window includes:
- the LOC25498018 gene encoding cell division cycle 20.2, cofactor of APC complex, giving the protein MAKSTNNSSQDITYERILDAPYILDDFYLNLLDWSSRNVVGIAIENSVYLWNASDTSSSELVTVDDQHGPVTSINWAQDGCHLAVGLNNSLVQIWDTTAKKQLRTLKAGHSHRARVGSLAWNNHILTTGGMDGKIVNNDVRVRSHIVESFRAHKGEVCGLKWSPSGKQLASGGSDSVVHIWDSSVVSSNSRTGWLHRFNEHKAAVKALAWCPFQANLLASGGGGGDRCIKLWNTHTGARLDSVDTGSQVSGLLWNQNERELLSSHGFTENQLTLWSYPSMVRMAELRGHTSRVLCMAQSPDGCTVASASADETLRFWNVFRSPTSACKAAAAETDK; this is encoded by the exons ATGGCCAAATCCACAAACAATTCTTCTCAGGATATT ACTTATGAAAGGATCTTGGACGCCCCTTATATCTTAGACGACTTTTACTTGAACTTGTTGGACTGGAGTAGCCGCAATGTTGTTGGTATCGCCATTGAAAACTCCGTTTATCTGTGGAATGCTTCTGACACTTCCAGTTCAGAGCTTGTCACGGTGGATGATCAACATGGTCCTGTCACAAGCATTAACTGGGCTCAAGATGGATGCCATTTAGCCGTTGGGTTGAACAATTCCCTTGTTCAAATCTGGGATACAACTGCTAAGAAACAG TTAAGGACATTGAAGGCTGGTCACAGTCACAGAGCAAGAGTAGGTTCACTGGCATGGAACAATCATATTCTAACAACTGGAGGAATGGATGGTAAGATTGTTAATAATGATGTTAGAGTGAGATCTCACATTGTTGAAAGTTTCAGGGCACATAAAGGTGAGGTTTGTGGGCTCAAATGGTCACCCTCAGGAAAGCAATTGGCGAGTGGTGGAAGCGATTCTGTTGTTCACATATGGGATAGTTCAGTGGTTTCGTCGAATTCACGTACCGGTTGGCTTCACAGGTTTAATGAACACAAAGCTGCTGTGAAGGCACTGGCTTGGTGTCCTTTTCAGGCTAATCTATTGGCTTCTGGTGGAGGTGGAGGTGATCGTTGCATTAAGCTGTGGAACACACACACGGGTGCACGCTTGGATTCTGTTGACACTGGATCACAGGTATCTGGTCTGCTGTGGAACCAGAACGAGCGTGAGCTTCTTAGCTCACACGGTTTCACGGAGAACCAGCTTACCCTTTGGAGCTATCCTTCGATGGTGAGGATGGCGGAGCTCAGAGGTCACACTTCGAGGGTGCTGTGCATGGCGCAGAGTCCAGATGGGTGTACAGTGGCATCTGCATCCGCTGACGAGACTCTGAGATTTTGGAATGTCTTTCGAAGTCCAACATCAGCATGCAAAGCAGCT